Proteins encoded by one window of Amaranthus tricolor cultivar Red isolate AtriRed21 chromosome 4, ASM2621246v1, whole genome shotgun sequence:
- the LOC130811503 gene encoding elongation factor G-1, mitochondrial, whose protein sequence is MARSARTTASRLLYTLFSSSQSQSHASGSPFFLNRRFRLFSAGSAARVKDDKASMWQESLSKVRNIGISAHIDSGKTTLTERILYYTGRIHEIHEVRGRDGVGAKMDSMDLEREKGITIQSAATYCNWKGYQVNIIDTPGHVDFTIEVERALRVLDGAILVLCSVGGVQSQSITVDRQMRRYEVPRVAFINKLDRMGADPWKVLNQARSKLRHHSAAVQVPIGLEEEFQGLVDLVQMKAYFFHGSNGEQIVSAEVPADMEALVAEKRRELIETVSEVDDQLAELFLADEPISSSVLEEAIRRATVARKFVPVFMGSAFKNKGVQPLLDGVLDYLPCPTEVSNYALDQNNNEEKVLISGSPTGPLVALAFKLEEGRFGQLTYLRIYEGVIKKGEFIHNINTGKKLKVPRLVRMHSNEMEDIQEAHAGQIVAVFGVDCATGDTFTDGTVKYTMTSMNVPEPVMSLAVSPVSKDSGGQFSKALNRFQKEDPTFRVGLDPESGQTIISGMGELHLAIYVERIKREYKVEAQTGKPRVNFREAITQRAAFDYLHKKQSGGQGQYGRVCGYIEPLPRGSANKFEFENMIVGQAIPSNFIPAIEKGFREAANSGSLIGHPVEYIRFCLTDGASHAVDSSELAFKLASIYAFRQCYTKAKPVVLEPIMLVEVKVPTEFQGSVTGDINKRKGVIIGNDQDGDDSVIVAHIPLNKMFGYSTDLRSMTQGKGEFTMEYKDHSPVPRDVQTELMNEYIAKKGSEQ, encoded by the exons ATGGCGAGATCTGCTAGAACCACAGCTTCTCGCTTACTATACACTCTCTTCTCATCATCTCAATCTCAATCCCATGCATCTGGATCTCCATTCTTCCTAAATCGCCGTTTTCGACTTTTCTCTGCTGGTAGTGCCGCCCGTGTTAAAGATGATAAAGCTTCTATGTGGCAGGAATCACTATCGAAAGTTCGAAACATCGGAATATCTGCACATATTGATTCTGGAAAGACTACGTTGACGGAGAGGATTCTTTATTATACTGGACGAATTCATGAGATCCATGAAGTTAGAGGTCGAGATGGTGTTGGTGCGAAGATGGATTCTATGGATTTGGAGAGAGAAAAGGGGATTACTATTCAGTCTGCTGCCACTTATTGCAATTGGAAAGGTTACCAG GTCAACATCATTGACACTCCAGGTCATGTCGATTTCACCATTGAAGTAGAGCGCGCCTTGCGTGTCCTAGATGGTGCTATTCTCGTCCTTTGCAGTGTTGGTGGGGTTCAAAGTCAATCAATAACTGTTGATCGGCAAATGAGAAGGTACGAAGTTCCTAGAGTTGCATTTATCAACAAGTTAGACCGAATGGGAGCTGATCCATGGAAAGTCCTTAACCAG GCCAGGTCAAAGCTACGGCATCACAGTGCTGCAGTACAAGTACCTATTGGGCTAGAAGAAGAATTCCAAGGTCTTGTGGACCTGGTGCAAATGaaagcttatttttttcatGGATCAAATGG AGAACAAATTGTCAGTGCTGAAGTTCCTGCAGATATGGAAGCTTTAGTGGCAGAAAAGCGCCGTGAGCTAATAGAGACAGTTTCTGAGGTTGATGATCAACTGGCTGAGTTGTTTCTAGCTGATGAACCAATATCTTCCTCTGTTCTTGAG GAAGCAATACGCAGGGCTACTGTTGCACGAAAATTTGTTCCTGTATTTATGGGTAGTGCTTTTAAGAACAAG GGTGTTCAGCCACTTCTTGATGGAGTTCTGGATTATTTGCCTTGTCCAACTGAAGTCAGCAATTATGCTTTGGATCAAAACAACAATGAAGAAAAG GTATTGATATCTGGGTCTCCAACAGGACCTCTTGTAGCACTGGCATTTAAATTGGAAGAAGGACGATTTGGCCAATTGACGTATTTGAG AATATATGAGGGTGTCATTAAGAAAGGGGAATTTATTCATAATATCAATACTGGCAAGAAACTTAAG GTTCCTCGCCTTGTACGGATGCATTCTAATGAGATGGAG GACATTCAAGAGGCACATGCTGGACAAATTGTTGCTGTCTTTGGAGTTGATTGTGCTACAG GTGACACTTTCACTGATGGAACAGTCAAGTACACCATGACTTCTATGAATGTTCCTGAGCCTGTAATGTCATTGGCTGTTTCACCGGTGTCCAAGGACTCTGGTGGGCAA TTTTCAAAAGCATTGAACCGTTTTCAAAAAGAAGATCCGACGTTTCGTGTTGGATTGGATCCAGAAAGTGGGCAGACGATTATTTCTGGAATGGGAGAACTACATTTAGCAATTTATGTTGAGCGCATTAAAAGAGAATATAAG GTTGAAGCACAAACTGGAAAGCCTCGTGTTAATTTCAGGGAGGCTATTACTCAACGTGCTGCATTCGATTATTTGCATAAGAAGCAAAGCGGAGGTCAGGGGCAATACGGAAGAGTGTGTGG TTATATCGAACCACTTCCCCGGGGATCAGCCAATAAGTTTGAATTTGAAAACATGATTGTAGGACAAGCTATTCCTTCGAACTTCATACCAGCAATTGAGAAAGGATTTAGAGAAGCAGCAAACTC GGGTTCCCTTATCGGTCATCCGGTGGAGTATATTCGTTTTTGTTTAACAGATGGTGCATCACACGCTGTCGATTCTAGTGAACTAGCATTCAAGTTGGCTTCTATATATGCCTTTAGACAG TGTTATACCAAAGCAAAGCCTGTGGTATTAGAACCAATAATGCTTGTGGAGGTCAAAGTGCCAACAGAGTTTCAGGGTTCTGTAACCGGTGATATCAACAA GAGAAAGGGTGTGATTATTGGAAACGACCAGGATGGTGATGATTCTGTCATTGTTGCACAT ATTCCTCTGAACAAGATGTTCGGATATTCTACAGACTTACGATCAATGACACAG GGAAAAGGTGAATTCACAATGGAATATAAGGATCATTCTCCGGTTCCTCGAGATGTGCAGACAGAATTGATGAATGAATACATAGCCAAAAAAGGGTCAGAACAGTGA
- the LOC130811504 gene encoding uncharacterized protein LOC130811504, protein MRMFKRNFSLCFSHLILLPEPRFSSSLPNSSFRFSFSSGISPFRLSSFTHIPFNRIHFASGSGKLHNSSMDRNETAGKCKNAQTQCDVGQDPCIWSSSSSVDNYPIGKQIFCNRSLNMKNIVAVGFDMDYTLAQYKAETFESLAYEGTIKKLVFDLGYPPELLDWSFDSKYMVRGLVLDKKRGNILKMDRHKYVKVAYHGFREMSKEEKVDTYGNTLTRDSFDEPDYALIDTLFSLAEAYLFAQLVDFQDNNPGKVPAGADYARMYKDVRSAVDLCHRDGTLKQMVAKDPQRYINDDASIVPMLEMLRDSGRSTFLVTNSLWDYTNVVMNFLCQKRTENSSPALNFDWLKYFDVIITGSAKPGFFHEGNRANLFEVVPDSGMLLNTDNGTPMAQVGSTALQSPPLKGLKNACRVFQGGSVGHLHKLLNIESSSQVLYVGDHIYGDILRSKKVLGWRTMLVVPELEREVQLIWLLRDSRKQLQGLRCDRDQIEDKLHHAQWSLKFKDLTVDTKQKLLTEIDRLEEQREQVRLGHQQLLCQCHQKFHKVWGQLMKTGYQNSRFAHQVERFACLYSSQVTNLSLYSPDKYYRPSEDYMPHEFGILELSGKSSLEVN, encoded by the exons ATGCGAATGTTTAAAAGGAacttttctctttgtttttctcatcttaTTCTTCTTCCTGAACCTcgattttcttcttctcttcctAATTCGTCTTTTCGATTCTCCTTTTCTTCTGGAATTTCTCCATTTCGTCTCTCCTCTTTTACTCATATTCCCTTCAATAGGATTCATTTTGCTTCAG GTTCTGGTAAGCTACACAATTCTTCAATGGATAGGAATGAGACTGCTggaaagtgcaaaaatgcaCAAACTCAATGTGATGTTGGTCAGGATCCATGTATCTGGTCTTCCTCTTCAAGTGTAGACAACTATCCTATTGGGAAACAAATATTTTGCAACAGATCCTTGAACATGAAAAATATTGTTGCTGTTGGGTTTGACATGGACTATACATTAGCACAGTACAAGGCGGAGACATTTGAGTCACTTGCATATGAAGGGACCATTAAGAAGCTCGTCTTTGATTTAGGATATCCTCCTGAG TTATTGGATTGGTCTTTTGATTCAAAGTACATGGTTAGAGGGTTGGTTCTTGATAAAAAGCGAGGCAATATTTTGAAG ATGGATCGACATAAGTATGTGAAAGTAGCATATCATGGTTTTCGAGAGATGTCTAAAGAAGAAAAAGTTGACACTTACGGGAACACTTTGACCAGAGATTCTTTTGATGAGCCTGACTATGCCCTCATCGATACACTTTTTTCCTTGGCAGAGGCCTACTTATTTGCACAACTTGTTGATTTCCAGGACAACAATCCTGGAAAGGTCCCTGCTGGAGCAGA CTATGCTCGTATGTACAAGGATGTCAGATCTGCAGTTGATTTGTGTCATCGCGATGGGACTTTGAAACAGATGGTTGCCAAAGATCCTCAAAG GTACATCAATGATGATGCTTCAATAGTACCTATGCTTGAAATGCTTAGAGATTCAGGTCGTTCAACCTTTTTGGTGACAAACAG TTTATGGGACTATACCAATGTTGTGATGAATTTTCTATGTCAAAAAAGAACTGAAAATAGCAGTCCAGCTCTCAATTTTGATTGGTTAAAGTATTTTGATGTCATCATTACTGGCAG TGCGAAACCTGGATTTTTCCATGAAGGCAATCGCGCTAACCTTTTTGAGGTTGTTCCTGATTCTGGGATGCTTCTAAATACTGACAATGGCACACCTATGGCTCAA GTTGGAAGCACTGCGCTTCAATCACCACCACTAAAGGGACTAAAAAATGCATGCCGAGTTTTCCAG ggTGGGAGTGTTGGTCATCTCCATAAACTGCTAAATATTGAGTCAAGTTCACAG GTTCTTTATGTTGGAGACCACATCTATGGTGACATATTGCGTAGTAAAAAGGTCCTTG GGTGGAGAACTATGCTTGTTGTTCCTGAACTTGAGAGAGAAGTTCAACTTATATGGCTGCTTAGGGACTCTCGCAAG CAACTTCAAGGATTGAGGTGTGATCGTGATCAGATTGAAGACAAACTACATCATGCACAGTGGTCTCTCAA ATTTAAGGATCTCACCGTTGACACAAAGCAAAAGTTATTGACTGAGATTGACAGATTGGAG GAACAAAGGGAGCAGGTTCGACTTGGTCATCAACAACTCCTCTGTCAATGTCATCAAAAG TTTCACAAGGTCTGGGGACAACTCATGAAGACTGGCTATCAGAATTCTCGCTTTGCTCATCAG GTTGAGAGATTCGCCTGTCTTTATTCAAGTCAAGTGACGAACTTGAGTTTGTACTCTCCCGACAAGTACTATCGACCCAGTGAAGACTATATGCCCCATGAGTTTGGAATCCTTGAATTGTCTGGGAAATCTTCTTTGGAAGTAAACTAG
- the LOC130810995 gene encoding uncharacterized protein LOC130810995 — MKETLGSLKRKVTTKEKVQKKAISKYSSSTAKKLSCRLKYKPPNLDLLQIYEPRSIKLEDAEYDYTQPQARSLAVKGEHQSPCDPLELSVSNEKSIHALNQLSYKYPDYSEFQNQLASENPKIEEILKVDNLVVKYKQPSVFSDSDFKERESMTDAMACDEPTITVLREVDRSNLQISHPLHSCPLQSSPTITNSICGLNQVSCKHVDYAELQNPIIIDNLRDEDLKKVDTLAIKGEPLVSICSEVKRGKDMTALAKTVLVEGDSADLQICDPHYSCSLQPSLPDEFTSLDVQVSCTAPNSGCQDVESTSAGNAVELTDNCRGVEEFVKADATNINLVVKFGNDMPFSSSYPIDPAMPSLDDRISAVDNKQLPVLEVTMGKLAASLMRPKSNYEDVKFFENGKASRSMDDYTEAVGVSDANHYNVAADESYVLLDGGLESPHTVTSVVEDKQPFILDTADASLYFSPEIQSCKAIDPIGQQIESAAIKGYYDNKQEQLPPVRLFSGRKRISPDSKEICRDIISADMQDDGQILSCKEKLIFEKNCGDTFPSRSSTKKTRIIFTSKRLETSNTTNMSASGSETIKKGKDDRKPSVSKGIVNVPRGSLSSVQAARVCSSSKSCPQNAIIFSQQQMSDIERFATKLLSELHAMKEILVETLQSESRTCATSRYNTEKAIETVDNVKKVEKTSKRLLSMMAKDCNRFRRIMESSETNNAYDLQNCNDEYILESEMPRQSSLVEKEG; from the exons ATGAAGGAAACTCTGGGTAGTTTAAAACGTAAGGTGACCACGAAAGAAAAAGTGCAGAAGAAAGCGATCTCGAAGTACAGCTCCTCTACagctaaaaaattaagttgTAGATTAAAGTACAAACCTCCGAATCTAGATTTACTTCAAATCTATGAGCCTCGGAGTATCAAACTTGAAGATGCTGAATATGATTATACACAGCCACAAGCTAGAAGCTTAGCTGTTAAGGGTGAGCATCAATCTCCTTGTGATCCTTTAGAGTTGTCTGTTTCCAATGAAAAATCAATCCATGCTCTCAATCAACTTTCATACAAATATCCTGATTATTCCGAATTTCAGAATCAACTTGCTTCTGAAAATCCGAAAATTGAAGAGATTTTAAAGGTAGATAATTTGGTAGTCAAGTATAAACAGCCATCGGTATTTAGTGATTCAGACTTCAAAGAAAGAGAAAGCATGACTGATGCTATGGCTTGTGATGAGCCTACAATTACAGTTTTACGTGAAGTTGATAGATCTAATCTTCAGATTAGTCATCCCCTACATTCATGTCCACTCCAATCTTCACCAACCATTACAAATTCAATATGTGGTCTTAATCAAGTTTCCTGCAAACATGTTGATTATGCTGAGCTTCAGAATcctattattattgataatctTAGAGATGAAGACTTAAAAAAGGTAGATACTTTGGCAATTAAAGGTGAACCTCTGGTTTCTATATGTTCTGAGGTCAAAAGAGGGAAAGACATGACTGCTCTTGCTAAAACAGTTTTAGTTGAAGGTGATAGCGCTGATTTACAAATTTGTGATCCCCATTATTCATGTTCACTTCAACCTTCATTACCCGATGAGTTCACTTCGTTGGATGTACAAGTCTCATGCACGGCTCCTAACAGTGGCTGTCAAGATGTGGAATCCACTAGTGCTGGCAATGCAGTTGAGTTAACGGATAACTGCAGAGGTGTTGAAGAATTTGTGAAAGCAGATGCCACAAACATCAATTTAGTGGTAAAATTTGGTAATGATATGCCTTTCTCGTCATCATACCCAATTGATCCCGCTATGCCTTCCCTGGATGATCGTATATCTGCCGTTGATAATAAACAGTTGCCAGTGCTTGAAGTTACTATGGGAAAGCTGGCGGCATCTCTCATGCGTCCTAAGAGTAACTACGAAGatgttaaattttttgaaaatggaAAAGCTAGTAGATCTATGGATGACTATACTGAAGCGGTGGGAGTAAGCGATGCCAATCATTATAATGTAGCAGCAGATGAATCATATGTGCTTTTGGATGGTGGATTAGAATCCCCACATACTGTTACTTCTGTAGTTGAAGACAAACAACCGTTTATACTTGATACTGCTGATGCCTCTTTGTACTTCTCTCCTGAAATACAATCTTGCAAGGCTATTGATCCCATTGGTCAACAGATTGAATCAGCAGCAATCAAAGGGTATTACGATAACAAGCAGGAGCAGCTACCTCCTGTAAGGCTCTTCTCAGGCAGAAAG AGAATTTCTCCAGATTCTAAAGAAATATGCAGGGATATAATTTCTGCTGACATGCAAGATGATGGTCAGATTCTTT CATGTAAGGAGAAGCTAATCTTTGAAAAAAATTGTGGGGATACTTTTCCTTCTAGATCAAGTACTAAGAAAACTCGAAttatctttacatcaaaaagaCTGGAGACTTCAAATACAACTAACATGAGCGCCAGTGGCTCAGAAACAATAAAGAAGGGAAAGGATGACAGAAAGCCTTCTGTATCTAAAGGCATTGTCAATGTTCCTCGTGGGTCTCTTTCATCCGTACAAGCTGCCAGAGTTTGCAGTTCTTCAAAAAGTTGCCCGCAAAACGCCATTATATTTTCACAGCAGCAGATGTCAGATATAGAGCGCTTTGCAACAAAGCTTCTGTCAGAATTGCATGCAATGAAAGAAATTCTTGTGGAAACATTGCAGTCTGAGTCTCGGACCTGTGCAACATCAAGATATAACACAGAAAAG GCCATAGAAACAGTAGACAATGTTAAAAAAGTTGAGAAAACATCAAAGAGGTTGCTGTCCATGATGGCAAAGGATTGCAATCGTTTCCGCAGAATCATG GAATCATCCGAAACAAACAATGCTTATGATCTTCAAAATTGCAATGATGAGTACATACTAGAATCGGAGATGCCTAGACAATCCAGTCTTGTAGAGAAAGAA GGATGA